A region from the Pseudomonas cucumis genome encodes:
- a CDS encoding NarK family nitrate/nitrite MFS transporter, which translates to MSVLQKPDKGPVIHDWRPEDPAFWGSSGKQTATRNLWISIPALLLAFAVWMVWSTVIVRLNAIGFSFTTDQLFWLAALPGLSGATLRVFYSFMVPIFGGRRWTALSTASLLLPSIWMGFAVQDPSTSYSVFVLIALLCGFGGGNFASSMSNISFFYPKSQQGTALGLNAGLGNLGVSVMQFCVPLVITFGVFGFMGGSPQALPDGGQLWLQNAGFIWVPFIVLVTVLAWFGMNDLSSARASFSEQAVIFKRKHNWLMCWLYLATFGSFIGFSAAFPLLIKTSFPDVIALKFAFLGPLVGALVRPLGGWLADKLGGAKVTLWNFVLMIVMVFGVLHFLPQSGQGGNFYGFLGMFMLLFITTGVGNGSTFRMIPVIFRTQHEKASAGQSPAIREQALKNAGKESAAVLGFSSAMGAFGAFFIPKSFGTSMAQTGGPEMAFYMFVGFYLSCIVVTWWWYARKGAATPC; encoded by the coding sequence ATGTCCGTTCTGCAAAAGCCTGACAAAGGCCCGGTCATTCATGACTGGCGTCCCGAGGACCCCGCGTTCTGGGGAAGTAGCGGCAAACAGACCGCCACTCGCAACTTGTGGATTTCCATCCCCGCGCTGCTGTTGGCCTTTGCGGTGTGGATGGTCTGGAGCACGGTGATTGTGCGTTTGAACGCCATCGGCTTCAGCTTCACCACCGACCAGCTGTTCTGGCTGGCGGCGTTGCCGGGGTTGTCCGGCGCGACCTTGCGCGTTTTCTATTCCTTTATGGTGCCGATCTTCGGTGGCCGGCGCTGGACCGCCCTGAGCACCGCGTCGCTGCTGTTGCCATCGATCTGGATGGGCTTCGCCGTGCAGGACCCGAGCACCTCCTACAGCGTGTTCGTGTTGATTGCCTTGCTCTGCGGTTTTGGTGGCGGCAACTTTGCCTCGAGCATGTCCAACATCAGCTTCTTCTACCCCAAGTCGCAGCAGGGCACAGCCCTTGGCCTCAACGCCGGGCTGGGTAACCTGGGCGTCTCGGTGATGCAGTTCTGTGTGCCGCTGGTGATTACCTTCGGGGTGTTCGGTTTCATGGGCGGCTCGCCGCAAGCGCTGCCGGACGGTGGTCAGTTGTGGCTGCAAAACGCCGGTTTCATCTGGGTGCCGTTCATTGTCCTGGTGACGGTGCTGGCCTGGTTCGGCATGAATGACCTGTCCAGTGCTCGCGCTTCGTTCAGCGAACAGGCGGTGATCTTCAAGCGCAAACACAACTGGCTGATGTGCTGGTTGTACCTGGCGACCTTCGGTTCGTTCATCGGTTTTTCCGCCGCGTTTCCGCTGCTGATCAAAACCTCTTTTCCAGATGTCATCGCCTTGAAATTCGCCTTTCTCGGCCCGTTGGTCGGCGCTCTGGTACGCCCATTGGGTGGTTGGCTGGCGGACAAGCTCGGCGGCGCGAAAGTGACCTTGTGGAACTTCGTGCTGATGATCGTGATGGTGTTCGGTGTTCTGCACTTTCTGCCGCAAAGCGGCCAGGGCGGTAACTTCTACGGCTTCCTCGGCATGTTCATGCTGCTGTTCATCACCACCGGCGTCGGCAACGGTTCCACCTTCCGCATGATCCCGGTGATTTTCCGCACCCAACATGAAAAAGCCTCGGCCGGGCAATCGCCGGCCATCCGCGAACAGGCCCTGAAGAACGCTGGCAAGGAGTCGGCCGCAGTGCTCGGCTTCAGTTCGGCCATGGGCGCCTTCGGCGCGTTTTTTATTCCCAAATCCTTCGGCACTTCGATGGCCCAGACCGGCGGCCCGGAGATGGCCTTCTACATGTTCGTCGGCTTTTACCTGAGCTGCATCGTGGTGACCTGGTGGTGGTACGCGCGCAAAGGCGCCGCGACACCCTGCTGA
- a CDS encoding MFS transporter — protein sequence MTQPRVRQGLVLGMSTLAFTVCFMVWMMFAVLGVPIKELLQLNETQFGLLAATPVLTGSLVRLPLGLLTDRFGGRSVFFLLMLTCVAPLYLISHATAYWQFLVLGLFVGLAGGSFSVGIAYVAKWFDKENQGFAMGIFGAGNAGAAVTKFLAPALIAAGSWQLVPKVFSAILFITALLFWFLSAENKDHRSANGATLREQLRSLKDPAVWRYCQYYSIVFGGYVALALWMTKYYVQEYGFSLQSAALLAACFSLPGGVLRAVGGWMSDRWGAQSVTWWVLWVSWICLFLLSYPQTQLQVQTINGPVDFHIGLSPALFTVLLFVMGIAFAFGKASVFKYIANDYPKNMGAVSGIVGLAGGLGGFVLPILFGALVDLTGVRSSCFMLMYGVVWVSLTWMYFSEIRKSPVLGKAPLLTPSPISSIAQGEEHVRSAKA from the coding sequence GTGACCCAACCGCGTGTACGACAAGGCTTGGTGCTGGGCATGAGCACGCTGGCCTTCACTGTGTGCTTCATGGTCTGGATGATGTTTGCCGTGCTCGGGGTGCCGATCAAGGAACTGCTCCAGCTCAACGAAACCCAGTTCGGCCTGCTGGCCGCGACCCCGGTGCTGACCGGCTCGTTGGTGCGTTTGCCGCTGGGTTTGCTGACCGACCGTTTTGGCGGGCGCAGCGTGTTCTTCCTGCTGATGCTGACCTGCGTCGCGCCGCTGTACTTGATCAGTCATGCCACCGCCTACTGGCAGTTTTTGGTGCTGGGTTTGTTCGTCGGCCTGGCCGGCGGCTCGTTTTCAGTGGGGATTGCCTACGTCGCCAAATGGTTCGACAAAGAGAATCAAGGCTTCGCCATGGGCATCTTCGGCGCCGGTAACGCCGGGGCTGCGGTGACCAAGTTTCTCGCCCCTGCTCTGATCGCCGCCGGCAGCTGGCAACTGGTGCCGAAAGTCTTCAGCGCGATCCTCTTCATTACCGCGCTGCTGTTCTGGTTTCTCAGTGCCGAGAACAAGGACCACCGCAGTGCCAACGGCGCCACTTTGCGTGAGCAACTGCGCTCGCTGAAAGACCCTGCGGTGTGGCGCTACTGCCAGTATTACTCGATCGTCTTCGGCGGCTACGTCGCCCTGGCGTTGTGGATGACCAAGTACTACGTGCAGGAATACGGTTTCAGCCTGCAAAGCGCAGCGCTGTTGGCGGCGTGTTTTTCCCTGCCTGGTGGCGTGCTGCGCGCCGTCGGTGGCTGGATGTCGGATCGCTGGGGTGCGCAAAGCGTGACCTGGTGGGTGTTGTGGGTCAGCTGGATCTGCCTGTTCCTGCTCTCGTATCCCCAGACCCAACTGCAAGTGCAGACCATCAACGGTCCGGTGGATTTCCACATCGGCCTGAGCCCCGCGTTGTTCACCGTGCTGCTGTTCGTCATGGGCATCGCCTTCGCGTTCGGCAAGGCCTCGGTTTTCAAATACATCGCCAATGACTACCCGAAAAACATGGGCGCGGTGTCCGGCATCGTCGGCCTCGCCGGTGGCTTGGGCGGGTTTGTGCTGCCGATCCTGTTCGGCGCCCTGGTGGACCTCACCGGCGTGCGCTCTTCCTGCTTCATGTTGATGTACGGCGTGGTCTGGGTCTCCCTCACCTGGATGTACTTCAGCGAAATACGCAAAAGCCCGGTGCTGGGTAAAGCGCCGCTGCTGACCCCATCCCCGATTTCCAGCATTGCCCAAGGAGAAGAACATGTCCGTTCTGCAAAAGCCTGA
- a CDS encoding nitrate reductase subunit alpha — MSHLLDQLRFFNRKQNEFSDGHGETRKESRDWENVYRSRWQYDKIVRSTHGVNCTGSCSWKIYVKNGLITWETQQTDYPRTRNDLPNHEPRGCPRGASYSWYIYSANRLKYPKIRKPLLKLWRDARQTMAPVEAWASIVEDKVKADSYKSKRGMGGFIRSNWEEVNEIIAAANVYTIKQYGPDRIVGFSPIPAMSMVSYAAGSRYLSLIGGACLSFYDWYCDLPPASPMVWGEQTDVPESADWYNSNYIIAWGSNVPQTRTPDAHFFTEVRYKGTKTVAITPDYSEVAKLTDLWLNPKQGTDAALAQAFNHVIFKEFHLDKPSAYFTDYAKRFTDLPVLVLLKQMVDKAPGAGYQPDRFLRASDLTDNLGQENNPEWKTIALDVSGELVSPQGSIGYRWGEKGKWNILPREGGEGREIDLKLSLIGDDVAEVAFPYFAGESHEHFQHVAGDAVQYRRVPVHNVVLADGSVAKVATVFDLSAANLAIDRGLGGANVAKDYDDASVPGTPAWQEQITGVSREKAIQIAREFADNADKTKGRSMIIVGAAMNHWYHMDMNYRGLINMLMLCGCVGQTGGGWAHYVGQEKLRPQCGWLPLAFGLDWNRPPRQMNGTSFFYAHSSQWRHEKMSMHDVLSPLADKSQFPEHALDYNIRAERAGWLPSAPQLNTNPLHICRDAAAAGMDPKDYVVKSLQDGSLRFSCEQPDSPVNFPRNMFIWRSNLLGSSGKGHEYMLKYLLGTKNGVMNEDIGQVGDCKPEEAEWVDEGAIGKLDLVTTLDFRMSSTCVYSDIVLPTATWYEKDDMNTSDMHPFIHPLSAAIDPAWESRSDWEIYKGIAKAFSSMSEGHLGVEKDLVTIPLMHDSVGELAQPFGGTDWKSAGVAPEPGKNAPNLHVVERDYPNIYKQFSSLGPLLEKHGNGGKGINWNTEAEVKFLGELNHKEGDAGISQGRPKIDTAIDAAEVILSLAPETNGHVAVKAWAALSEFTGIDHSHLALSKEHEAIRFRDIQAQPRKIISSPTWSGLEDDHVSYNAGYTNVHEGIPWRTITGRQQFYQDHPWMQAFGEQLMSYRPPVNTRTIEGVKGKRSNGEIEIVLNWITPHQKWGIHSTYSDNLLMLTLSRGGPIVWLSENDAKRAGIEDNDWIECFNVNGALTARAVVSQRVKDGMVMMYHAQERIVNVPGSETTKTRGGHHNSVTRVVLKPTHMIGGYAQQAYGFNYYGTVGCNRDEFVVVRKMSKVDWLDGSSGDDLPRPLPTDIEEN; from the coding sequence GTGAGTCATTTACTGGATCAATTGCGGTTTTTCAACCGTAAGCAAAACGAGTTTTCCGACGGTCATGGCGAGACCCGCAAAGAGTCTCGCGACTGGGAGAACGTCTACCGTTCGCGCTGGCAGTACGACAAGATCGTGCGCTCCACCCACGGAGTGAACTGCACCGGCTCCTGCTCGTGGAAAATCTACGTCAAGAACGGCCTGATCACCTGGGAAACCCAGCAGACCGACTACCCGCGTACCCGCAACGATCTGCCGAACCATGAGCCCCGTGGCTGCCCCCGTGGCGCCAGTTACAGCTGGTACATCTACAGCGCCAACCGGCTCAAGTACCCGAAAATCCGCAAGCCGTTGCTCAAGCTCTGGCGCGATGCGCGGCAGACCATGGCGCCGGTGGAAGCCTGGGCCAGCATCGTCGAGGACAAGGTCAAGGCCGACTCCTATAAAAGCAAGCGCGGCATGGGTGGCTTCATTCGTTCCAACTGGGAGGAAGTCAACGAGATCATCGCCGCGGCCAACGTCTACACCATCAAGCAATACGGCCCGGACCGGATCGTCGGCTTCTCGCCGATCCCGGCCATGTCGATGGTCAGCTACGCCGCAGGCTCGCGTTACCTGTCGCTGATCGGCGGAGCGTGCCTGAGTTTCTACGACTGGTACTGCGACTTGCCACCGGCCTCGCCGATGGTCTGGGGCGAGCAGACCGACGTGCCGGAATCGGCCGACTGGTACAACTCCAACTACATCATTGCCTGGGGCTCCAACGTCCCGCAGACCCGTACCCCGGACGCGCACTTCTTTACCGAAGTCCGCTACAAGGGCACCAAGACTGTGGCGATCACCCCGGACTACTCGGAAGTCGCCAAACTCACCGACCTGTGGCTGAACCCTAAACAAGGCACCGATGCGGCGCTGGCCCAAGCGTTCAACCATGTGATCTTCAAAGAATTCCACCTGGACAAACCGAGCGCCTATTTCACCGACTACGCCAAGCGCTTCACCGATTTGCCGGTGCTGGTACTGCTCAAGCAAATGGTCGACAAGGCACCGGGCGCCGGTTACCAGCCAGACCGCTTCTTGCGCGCCAGCGATCTGACCGACAACCTCGGCCAGGAAAACAACCCGGAATGGAAAACCATCGCCCTGGATGTCAGCGGCGAACTGGTTTCCCCGCAAGGCTCCATCGGTTATCGCTGGGGCGAGAAGGGCAAGTGGAACATCCTGCCGCGTGAAGGCGGCGAAGGCCGTGAGATCGATCTGAAGTTGAGCCTGATCGGCGATGACGTCGCCGAAGTGGCGTTCCCGTATTTTGCCGGTGAGTCCCACGAGCACTTCCAGCACGTGGCCGGCGATGCCGTGCAATACCGCCGCGTGCCAGTGCATAACGTGGTGCTGGCGGACGGCAGCGTGGCCAAGGTCGCCACTGTGTTCGACCTGTCGGCCGCCAACCTGGCCATCGATCGCGGCCTCGGCGGCGCTAACGTGGCCAAGGATTACGACGACGCCTCGGTGCCCGGCACCCCGGCGTGGCAGGAGCAGATCACCGGCGTCAGCCGTGAGAAAGCCATCCAGATTGCCCGTGAGTTCGCCGATAACGCCGACAAGACCAAGGGGCGCTCGATGATTATCGTCGGCGCGGCGATGAACCACTGGTACCACATGGACATGAACTACCGTGGGCTGATCAACATGCTCATGCTCTGCGGGTGTGTCGGCCAGACCGGTGGCGGTTGGGCGCACTACGTCGGCCAGGAAAAACTGCGTCCGCAATGCGGCTGGCTGCCCCTGGCATTTGGCCTGGACTGGAACCGTCCGCCTCGCCAAATGAACGGCACCAGCTTCTTCTACGCCCACAGTTCGCAATGGCGTCACGAGAAGATGAGCATGCACGACGTGCTCTCGCCATTGGCCGATAAATCACAATTCCCTGAGCATGCCCTGGACTACAACATCCGTGCCGAACGCGCCGGCTGGTTGCCCAGCGCACCGCAACTCAACACTAACCCTTTGCACATTTGCCGCGATGCGGCTGCGGCCGGCATGGACCCGAAAGACTACGTGGTCAAGTCGCTGCAGGACGGTTCGCTGCGCTTCTCCTGCGAACAGCCGGACAGCCCGGTCAACTTCCCGCGCAACATGTTCATCTGGCGTTCCAACCTGCTGGGCTCCTCGGGCAAGGGCCACGAGTACATGCTCAAGTACCTGCTCGGCACCAAGAACGGGGTGATGAACGAAGACATCGGTCAGGTCGGCGATTGCAAACCCGAAGAAGCCGAATGGGTGGACGAGGGCGCCATCGGCAAGCTCGATCTGGTCACCACGCTGGACTTCCGCATGTCTTCGACCTGCGTCTATTCCGACATCGTCTTGCCGACCGCAACCTGGTACGAAAAAGACGACATGAATACCTCGGACATGCACCCGTTCATTCACCCGTTGTCGGCCGCCATCGACCCTGCATGGGAATCGCGTTCCGACTGGGAAATCTACAAAGGCATCGCCAAGGCGTTTTCCAGCATGTCCGAAGGGCATCTGGGCGTTGAAAAGGACTTGGTGACCATTCCGTTGATGCACGACAGCGTCGGCGAACTGGCTCAACCCTTTGGCGGCACCGACTGGAAAAGCGCCGGCGTGGCCCCGGAACCGGGCAAGAACGCGCCGAACCTGCATGTGGTGGAGCGTGACTACCCGAACATCTACAAACAGTTCTCGTCCCTCGGGCCATTGCTGGAAAAACACGGCAACGGTGGCAAGGGCATCAACTGGAACACCGAAGCTGAAGTGAAATTCCTCGGCGAACTCAATCACAAAGAAGGCGATGCCGGTATCAGTCAAGGCCGTCCGAAAATCGACACGGCGATAGATGCCGCCGAAGTGATCCTGTCGCTGGCGCCGGAAACCAATGGCCACGTCGCCGTCAAGGCCTGGGCTGCGTTGTCGGAATTCACTGGCATCGATCACAGCCACCTGGCGCTGTCCAAGGAACACGAGGCGATTCGTTTCCGCGACATTCAGGCACAGCCGCGCAAGATCATATCCAGCCCGACCTGGTCGGGTCTCGAAGACGATCACGTCAGCTACAACGCCGGCTACACCAACGTTCACGAAGGGATCCCGTGGCGCACCATCACCGGTCGCCAGCAGTTCTACCAGGATCACCCGTGGATGCAGGCGTTCGGCGAGCAACTGATGAGTTATCGCCCGCCCGTCAACACCCGCACCATCGAAGGGGTGAAAGGCAAGCGCAGCAACGGCGAGATCGAAATCGTCCTGAACTGGATCACCCCGCACCAGAAATGGGGCATCCACAGTACCTACAGCGACAACCTGCTGATGCTGACCCTCAGCCGTGGCGGGCCGATTGTGTGGCTCTCGGAGAACGACGCGAAACGCGCCGGCATCGAGGACAACGACTGGATCGAATGCTTCAACGTCAACGGTGCACTGACCGCCCGGGCGGTGGTCAGTCAGCGGGTCAAGGACGGCATGGTGATGATGTACCACGCACAGGAACGGATCGTGAACGTGCCAGGTTCGGAAACCACCAAGACCCGTGGCGGTCACCACAACTCGGTCACCCGCGTGGTGCTCAAGCCGACTCACATGATCGGCGGCTATGCCCAGCAGGCCTACGGTTTCAACTATTACGGCACGGTCGGTTGCAACCGCGATGAGTTCGTCGTGGTGCGCAAAATGTCCAAAGTCGACTGGCTCGATGGTTCAAGTGGCGATGACCTGCCACGTCCACTGCCGACCGATATCGAGGAGAACTGA